One region of Sebastes fasciatus isolate fSebFas1 chromosome 1, fSebFas1.pri, whole genome shotgun sequence genomic DNA includes:
- the LOC141764843 gene encoding uncharacterized protein LOC141764843 — MTKLQFLNVFLTERLMLAAQEIYKSVEDTILEYQEEIAIRERENDHLRRRLRDAGIEIWPDRPSMALLDEEDGEHPRREWSPSMGHEERIPIQIKDKRDLRANQGDDQLRGHGSCSTPENMFTPPRVGNEYPQEAPHTSNLPQSQGVENRERDPASRGSSRHVKVESGGGHRGSTSSNSGAQPLAPVNPNCSNENNIDIIGVENGGQMVGAKGNGTGANRGQTSHMRNQAANAVDCPNQKSPLQGHMSSFCCKVCGEAFSHVGHLHVHVQVHTREKPYRCGVCGKCCSSSGRLQEHQRSHTGEKPFRCQICGKGFTQMAHLKVHMRIHTGEKPYSCPVCGKCFSRSDKIKRHLQTHSREGTYFSGQ; from the exons ATGACCAAACTGCAGTTTCTAAACGTCTTCCTGACTGAGCGGCTCATGCTCGCAGCGCAGGAGATCTACAAGTCCGTGGAGGACACGATCCTGGAGTACCAGGAGGAGATAGCGATCCGGGAGCGGGAGAACGACCATCTGAGACGGAGGCTGCGAGACGCGGGGATCGAGATATGGCCAG ATCGTCCGTCCATGGCGCTGTTGGATGAGGAGGATGGCGAGCATCCACGCCGTGAGTGGAGTCCCAGCATGGGGCATGAAGAGCGCATCCCTATTCAGATTAAGGATAAAAGAGATCTCCGGGCCAACCAGGGAGACGATCAGCTCCGCGGCCATGGCTCTTGCAGCACACCAGAGAATATGTTCACTCCCCCGCGCGTTGGAAATGAATATCCCCAGGAAGCCCCCCACACGTCCAACCTCCCCCAGAGTCAAGGTGtggagaacagagagagggatCCTGCATCGCGAGGCTCCTCGAGGCATGTGAAGGTGGAGAGTGGAGGAGGCCACAGAGGCTCTACTTCCTCCAACAGCGGCGCCCAGCCACTCGCACCAGTCAACCCAAACTGCTCAAATGAGAACAACATTGACATTATCGGGGTGGAGAACGGAGGACAGATGGTTGGTGCTAAGGGAAATGGAACTGGAGCTAACAGAGGACAGACCTCTCACATGCGTAACCAAGCAGCCAATGCCGTGGACTGCCCTAATCAAAAATCCCCCCTACAAGGCCACATGTCTTCCTTTTGCTGCAAGGTTTGTGGCGAGGCGTTTAGTCACGTCGGCCACCTGCACGTGCACGTACAAGTGCATACTCGAGAAAAACCGTACCGCTGTGGAGTATGCGggaaatgctgcagctcctccggcAGACTCCAGGAGCACCAACGTAGCCACACGGGAGAAAAACCATTTCGCTGCCAAATTTGTGGAAAGGGCTTCACTCAGATGGCTCACTTGAAGGTACACATGAGGATCCATACTGGGGAGAAGCCATACAGTTGCCCTGTTTGTGGCAAATGCTTCAGCCGCTCTGACAAAATCAAAAGGCATCTCCAGACCCATAGCCGCGAGGGAACATATTTCTCAGGGCAATGA